In Dethiobacter alkaliphilus AHT 1, the genomic window GTGGAAAGACTCCTGCAGCGGGCCGCAAAGTTCACCGCTGTTCCCCTGGCACTGGGTTTTGGAATCTCAGATCCCGGCCAGGCCAAAATTGCGGCCCAATCCGGCGACTGTGTAATTGTGGGTAGTGCGCTGGTGCAAAAGATAGCAGAAGCTAACGGGGAAGCAAAGTATGATGTGGCCGGATCCTTTATCCGCTCACTTAAATCAGCCATAGAAGAGGGGGAGAGCCATGGAGGCCATCAAAACCGAAATTGTTCAGCATGTGGTTAATGTAAACGGTCTGCAAATAGGCGGCGGAGAACTGGTGGTCATGGCCGGTCCCTGTGCGGTGGAAGACGAAGAAACTCTGCTGGCCGCGGCAGGTGCGGTAAAAGAGGCGGGAGCACAGGTGTTGCGCGGCGGCGCCTATAAGCCCCGCACCTCCCCCAAAGCATTTCAGGGCCTGGGGCAGGCAGGGCTTGAGATGTTGGCTAAAGCGGCCAAAGCTACAGGCCTGGCAATAGTAACCGAGGTAATGGATACCAGAAATGTAGATGAGGTGGCGGCGGTTGCCGATATCCTGCAGGTGGGCTCCAGAAACATGCAAAACACCGCTCTTCTTAAGGAAGTGGGTAAAACTAACAAACCGGTGTTGTTAAAACGGGGGATGTCCTCCACGGTGGAGGAGTGGCTTTTGGCTGCCGAATATATCCTGGATGCGGGTAATCCCGATGTTATCCTGTGTGAACGGGGCATCCGCACCTTCGAGACGGCACTGCGCAACACTTTAGATTTAAGTGCGGTTTCCCTGTTAAAGGAGCTTTCCGGCTTGCCGGTGGTGGTAGACCCCAGCCATGGGACGGGAAAGCGCAGCCTTGTTGCACCCATGAGCCGTGCTGCGGTGGCAGCCGGAGCCGACGGGTTGGTTATTGAAGTGCATCCCAACCCGGAAAAAGCTTCCTGTGACGGGCCCCAATCCCTGACACCGCCGGAATTTGCCGGTTTGATGGGGCAGGTGCGCCGCGTTCGGGAAGCTCTGACGGTTAATTAAACCAATGGCAAAAAGAGCAAAGCAAGAGAGCGAATCAGCAAGCTTTCTTGACGATTTATGACAGGGGGAGTAGAATGGTAATAAGACAAGCGTAAAGGAGAGGAACTGATGAGCCCCAATGACTTTAAAGTTACCAAAGAAATGACCATTGCCGAAGTGCTGCGCCAAAACCCCAACACCGCTCAGGTCCTGATGCGCCATGGCATGCACTGCTTAGGCTGTGCCACCGCCGCCGGGGAAACCATTGCTCAGGCCGCCGTTGTACATGGAATTGATTTGGACACACTATTAAGGGAATTAAATGAAGCCTAACTAACAAAATACCGCGTATGCGGTATTTTTCACATCAGGTAAGCAAAAAAGTTAAAAAGTTGGAGGTGTCCGCCAATGGATATGCTCACCATCATTCTTAATAACACAGAAGACTTAGATGCAGTCCTGGAAACTTTATTGAAAGTAGGAGTCCGGGGTGCAACGGTAATTGACAGTTCCGGAATGGGCCGTACACTATGCACAAAGGTTCCCCTCTTCGGTGGAATCCGTAATCTTTTTGAGGACTGCCGCCCCAATAACGTGACCATTTTTTCCGTTATAAAAGATCCGGGCAAACTACGCAATGCCATTAATGCGGTAAAGAAGACCATGGGGGATCTGGAGCGCCCCGGTGCCGGGTTCATGTTTGTGGTTCCCGTTACCGAGGCTTATGGCTTTGCCCCTGAATTAAACGGACATGATGAATAAACTGACCTCGAATTGGAAGTGAACATTATGATTGAAAACCAGGCTTTAGCCATGGCTTTGGCACTGGCCGGAGGCTACGGTGCAGCCCTGGCTGTCAAACGCCTCAAACTACCTTCGGTTACCGGCTATATACTCATTGGGCTATTGTTTAGTCCGTCGCTGTTAAACCTGATTACTGTCGAGATGAGTCAGCAGTTCGACCTGGTTAAAACACTGGGTCTTGGTGTAATTGCCTTTATCGTTGGTGCGGAGCTGGAAATTGAGCGGATTCGCAATATCCGTGCCGCCATTATTCTCTCCAGTGCCGGGTTAAGTATTGTAACATTCGGTGCAGTTTTTATAGCCATGTATTTTCTTGCCGGCCTGCCGCTGCCCATCGCCCTTGTTCTGGGCGCCACCGCCACCGCCACGGCTCCGGCCCCGGTGATTACCGTAATTAAGGAAGTTCGCGCCACCGGAACCCTGGCTCGGACACTACTGGGCATAGTGGCCATGGCCGATGCTTTTGCCATTTTTCTTTTCGGAATTATCTCCGCGGTGGTGGCTACAATGCTTGCCGATATTAATACCGTTTCCGGCGCAGCTTTTGTTGAAACAGGCCAGGAGCTGCTGGGTTCTGTTATCATCGGAGTTATCTCCGGCCTTATTCTGGTGTATCTGGCTAAAAGTGCGGGAGACAGAAAGCACATTCTGGTGGTTACCCTGTCGGTAATTCTTTTTAACAGCGGGTTGTCTCAGATGTTTCATCTTTCCCCGCTACTTGTCAACCTCGTTACCGGTTTTACCCTGGCAAACCTGGCCAGACGTCCTGCCACGGTATTTGCTTCCCTGGAAGGAATAGAGTTGCCCTTATTTATTGTTTTCTTTACTCTGGCAGGTGCCAGCCTGCGCCTGGATGTACTGGTAGCTAACTGGCAGGTAGCACTTATCTACATTCTGGCCCGTACCATCGGCATCGTAACGGGCGTTACAGCTGGAGCTTCCTTTGCCGGCGTTGACCCCAAGCTGCGTCCCTTTCTGGGCAGGTCACTGCTTTCCAAAGCCGGTGTTACCATTGGACTGATTCTATTGGTTCAAATCCGCTTTCCCGAAATTGCTCCCATGG contains:
- the aroF gene encoding 3-deoxy-7-phosphoheptulonate synthase; its protein translation is MEAIKTEIVQHVVNVNGLQIGGGELVVMAGPCAVEDEETLLAAAGAVKEAGAQVLRGGAYKPRTSPKAFQGLGQAGLEMLAKAAKATGLAIVTEVMDTRNVDEVAAVADILQVGSRNMQNTALLKEVGKTNKPVLLKRGMSSTVEEWLLAAEYILDAGNPDVILCERGIRTFETALRNTLDLSAVSLLKELSGLPVVVDPSHGTGKRSLVAPMSRAAVAAGADGLVIEVHPNPEKASCDGPQSLTPPEFAGLMGQVRRVREALTVN
- a CDS encoding DUF1858 domain-containing protein, which produces MSPNDFKVTKEMTIAEVLRQNPNTAQVLMRHGMHCLGCATAAGETIAQAAVVHGIDLDTLLRELNEA
- a CDS encoding P-II family nitrogen regulator — protein: MDMLTIILNNTEDLDAVLETLLKVGVRGATVIDSSGMGRTLCTKVPLFGGIRNLFEDCRPNNVTIFSVIKDPGKLRNAINAVKKTMGDLERPGAGFMFVVPVTEAYGFAPELNGHDE
- a CDS encoding cation:proton antiporter, giving the protein MIENQALAMALALAGGYGAALAVKRLKLPSVTGYILIGLLFSPSLLNLITVEMSQQFDLVKTLGLGVIAFIVGAELEIERIRNIRAAIILSSAGLSIVTFGAVFIAMYFLAGLPLPIALVLGATATATAPAPVITVIKEVRATGTLARTLLGIVAMADAFAIFLFGIISAVVATMLADINTVSGAAFVETGQELLGSVIIGVISGLILVYLAKSAGDRKHILVVTLSVILFNSGLSQMFHLSPLLVNLVTGFTLANLARRPATVFASLEGIELPLFIVFFTLAGASLRLDVLVANWQVALIYILARTIGIVTGVTAGASFAGVDPKLRPFLGRSLLSKAGVTIGLILLVQIRFPEIAPMVTAVELAAISVFEVVGPVITRNSLFAAGEATE